The following are encoded together in the Notolabrus celidotus isolate fNotCel1 chromosome 9, fNotCel1.pri, whole genome shotgun sequence genome:
- the add2 gene encoding beta-adducin isoform X1, which yields MSKSPTPKSTPVQRSPSDGVPESLPSPQHSTPGSGPQHKKRISSLLQSPSFREELDVLIQEQMKKGGSSSNLWALRQLADFMASHGSPAALPVSPSNMMMVTPINDLHGWEPGSMVKGERLMRCKLASTHRLFDLFGWVQISRTCLTLRVSKEQEHFLVLPDGLAYSEVTGSSLVKVNILGEVVEKGSTNLGVDTEKFSLHSAIYSARPDVRCLLHLHTPSTAAVSAMKCGLLPLSHEALLVGDVAYYDYNGVMEEEEDRVELQKSLGPTCKVLVLRNHGIVALGESMEEAFYTIYHIQAACQIQVTALCSAGGEQNLIMLDRTIHKPNIAGTVGWAGSTFGPLHKSRVGEHEFEALMRTLDNLGYRTGYAYRFPVLLERTRTRREVEVPATATTFYQFDDDGVHPALRQHPFAQRQQQERTRWLNTPNAYQKVNQEQASPGHQRTTWLKAEEMTQAGTAIKIENPNQFVPLFTNPREVIETRNKIRQQNRQDMKTAGPQSQVLASVTVDGPPSPVSPPKLPPEPEPPNPFNQLTDQELDEYRKEVQRKQDGGTDEEAKPESPAIENGGEEEKQTTEELEKGMKALSTNDTSTTPAAPPAKPQGVTPEGSPSKSPSKKKKKFKPPSFLKKSKKQKEKAET from the exons ATGAGTAAGTCCCCGACCCCCAAAAGCACCCCGGTGCAGCGCAGCCCCAGTGATGGGGTCCCTGAGAGCCTCCCGTCCCCTCAGCACTCCACACCTGGCTCTGGACCTCAGCACAAGAAACGCATCTCCAGCCTCCTCCAGAGTCCG TCGTTCAGGGAGGAGCTGGATGTGCTGATCCAGGAGCAGATGAAGAAGGGTGGCAGTTCATCCAACCTCTGGGCACTGAGACAGCTGGCTGATTTCATGGCCTCACATGGCTCTCCAGCCGCCCTGCCAGTCTCCCCCTCCA acATGATGATGGTAACACCCATCAACGACCTTCACGGCTGGGAGCCTGGCAGCATGGTGAAGGGGGAGAGGTTGATGCGCTGCAAGCTGGCCAGCACCCATCGCCTGTTCGACCTCTTCGGCTGGGTGCAGATCAGCCGCACATGTCTCACT CTGCGTGTGAGCAAAGAGCAGGAACACTTCCTGGTGCTTCCAGATGGACTGGCCTATAGTGAGGTGACAGGATCCAGTCTG GTGAAGGTGAACATCCTGGGTGAGGTGGTGGAGAAGGGCAGCACCAACCTCGGCGTGGACACAGAGAAATTCAGCCTACACTCGGCCATCTACTCTGCACGGCCTGATGTCCGCTGCCTGCTGCACCTCCACACACCGTCCACGGCTGCG GTTTCAGCCATGAAGTGCGGCCTCCTGCCTCTCTCCCATGAGGCTCTGCTGGTTGGTGATGTGGCTTATTACGACTACAATGGAgtcatggaggaagaggaggatagggtggagctgcagaaaagcctGGGGCCAACCTGTAAG GTGCTGGTGCTGAGGAATCATGGCATTGTGGCTCTTGGGGAGTCCATGGAGGAGGCCTTCTACACCATCTATCACATCCAGGCTGCTTGCCAGATCCAG GTGACAGCTTTGTGCTCTGCCGGTGGAGAGCAGAACCTGATCATGCTGGACCGAACCATTCATAAACCTAACATCGCTGGCACCGTGGGCTGGGCTGGCTCCACATTTGGACCTCTTCACAAGAGCCGTGTCGGCGAGCACGAGTTCGAAGCTCTCATGAGGACTCTGGATAACTTG GGCTACCGTACAGGCTACGCCTACCGTTTCCCTGTGCTGCTGGAGCGAACGCGGACAaggagggaggtggaggtgcCCGCGACCGCCACCACTTTTTACCAGTTTGATGATGATGGCGTCCACCCCGCTCTGAGGCAGCACCCGTTTGCTCAGCgtcagcagcaggagaggacCCGATGGCTCAACACCCCAAACGCCTACCAAAAAGTCAACCAGGAGCAGGCCAGCCCGGGACACCAGCGCACCACT TGGTTAAAGGCAGAGGAGATGACCCAAGCTGGCACAGCCATCAAGATTGAGAATCCAAACCAGTTTGTGCCTCTTTTTACCAACCCTCGAGAGGTTATTGAAACACGGAACAAG ATCCGACAGCAAAATCGTCAGGACATGAAGACCGCCGGACCACAGTCTCAAGTCCTCGCTAGCGTAACAGTTGACGGGCCTCCG TCTCCAGTCAGCCCACCTAAACTCCCACCAGAGCCAGAGCCTCCCAACCCCTTTAACCAGCTGACAGACCAGGAGCTGGACGAGTACCGCAAGGAGgtgcagaggaaacaggatggAGGGACCGATG AAGAGGCAAAGCCTGAATCTCCAGCCATAGAAAacggaggtgaggaggagaagcagacGACAGAGGAGCTGGAGAAAGGGATGAAGGCTCTCTCAACCAACGACACCTCCACCACGCCTGCTGCTCCGCCCGCTAAACCGCAAGGTGTCACCCCTGAGGGCTCTCCTTCCAAGTCCCCGtccaagaagaaaaagaagttcAAGCCGCCGTCGTTCCTGAAAAAGAGCAAGAAGCAGAAGGAGAAAGCAGAGACCTGA
- the snrnp27 gene encoding U4/U6.U5 small nuclear ribonucleoprotein 27 kDa protein, with protein MGRSRSRTPPRRERRRSRSNSRERERRRRDRDRSRSRDRDRERRRSRSRSPHRRRSRSPPRRHRSSSLSPTRKDGKDGKDKSKPIQISAEDMQGKTEEEIEMMKLMGFSGFETTKGRKSDGSANAHAVNVTMKRKYRQYMNRKGGFNRPLDFIA; from the exons ATGGGCAGGAGCAGAAGTCGAACTCCTCCCAGACGAG AGAGGAGGCGTTCCCGATCTAATTCCAGGGAGCGTGAGCGAAGGAGGAGGGACCGGGATCGATCTCGATCTCGTGATCGGGACCGTGAACGCCGGAGGAGTCGCTCTCGGTCTCCTCACAGGAGGCGCTCAAG GTCTCCTCCTAGACGTCAccgctcctcctccctctctcccaccaGAAAAGATGGCAAAGACGGCAAGGACAAGTCAAAGCCCATTCAGATCTCAG ctgaaGACATGCAAggcaaaacagaggaggaaatagAGATGATGAAACTGATGGGATTCTCTGGGTTTGAAACCACCAAG GGGAGGAAAAGTGATGGATCAGCCAATGCGCATGCTGTCAATGTGACCATGAAGAGGAAATACAG acagTACATGAACAGGAAAGGTGGATTCAACAGACCACTGGATTTCATCGCCTAA
- the add2 gene encoding beta-adducin isoform X2, with protein sequence MSKSPTPKSTPVQRSPSDGVPESLPSPQHSTPGSGPQHKKRISSLLQSPSFREELDVLIQEQMKKGGSSSNLWALRQLADFMASHGSPAALPVSPSNMMMVTPINDLHGWEPGSMVKGERLMRCKLASTHRLFDLFGWVQISRTCLTLRVSKEQEHFLVLPDGLAYSEVTGSSLVKVNILGEVVEKGSTNLGVDTEKFSLHSAIYSARPDVRCLLHLHTPSTAAVSAMKCGLLPLSHEALLVGDVAYYDYNGVMEEEEDRVELQKSLGPTCKVLVLRNHGIVALGESMEEAFYTIYHIQAACQIQVTALCSAGGEQNLIMLDRTIHKPNIAGTVGWAGSTFGPLHKSRVGEHEFEALMRTLDNLGYRTGYAYRFPVLLERTRTRREVEVPATATTFYQFDDDGVHPALRQHPFAQRQQQERTRWLNTPNAYQKVNQEQASPGHQRTTWLKAEEMTQAGTAIKIENPNQFVPLFTNPREVIETRNKIRQQNRQDMKTAGPQSQVLASVTVDGPPSPVSPPKLPPEPEPPNPFNQLTDQELDEYRKEVQRKQDGGTDGQTSGALVLSQ encoded by the exons ATGAGTAAGTCCCCGACCCCCAAAAGCACCCCGGTGCAGCGCAGCCCCAGTGATGGGGTCCCTGAGAGCCTCCCGTCCCCTCAGCACTCCACACCTGGCTCTGGACCTCAGCACAAGAAACGCATCTCCAGCCTCCTCCAGAGTCCG TCGTTCAGGGAGGAGCTGGATGTGCTGATCCAGGAGCAGATGAAGAAGGGTGGCAGTTCATCCAACCTCTGGGCACTGAGACAGCTGGCTGATTTCATGGCCTCACATGGCTCTCCAGCCGCCCTGCCAGTCTCCCCCTCCA acATGATGATGGTAACACCCATCAACGACCTTCACGGCTGGGAGCCTGGCAGCATGGTGAAGGGGGAGAGGTTGATGCGCTGCAAGCTGGCCAGCACCCATCGCCTGTTCGACCTCTTCGGCTGGGTGCAGATCAGCCGCACATGTCTCACT CTGCGTGTGAGCAAAGAGCAGGAACACTTCCTGGTGCTTCCAGATGGACTGGCCTATAGTGAGGTGACAGGATCCAGTCTG GTGAAGGTGAACATCCTGGGTGAGGTGGTGGAGAAGGGCAGCACCAACCTCGGCGTGGACACAGAGAAATTCAGCCTACACTCGGCCATCTACTCTGCACGGCCTGATGTCCGCTGCCTGCTGCACCTCCACACACCGTCCACGGCTGCG GTTTCAGCCATGAAGTGCGGCCTCCTGCCTCTCTCCCATGAGGCTCTGCTGGTTGGTGATGTGGCTTATTACGACTACAATGGAgtcatggaggaagaggaggatagggtggagctgcagaaaagcctGGGGCCAACCTGTAAG GTGCTGGTGCTGAGGAATCATGGCATTGTGGCTCTTGGGGAGTCCATGGAGGAGGCCTTCTACACCATCTATCACATCCAGGCTGCTTGCCAGATCCAG GTGACAGCTTTGTGCTCTGCCGGTGGAGAGCAGAACCTGATCATGCTGGACCGAACCATTCATAAACCTAACATCGCTGGCACCGTGGGCTGGGCTGGCTCCACATTTGGACCTCTTCACAAGAGCCGTGTCGGCGAGCACGAGTTCGAAGCTCTCATGAGGACTCTGGATAACTTG GGCTACCGTACAGGCTACGCCTACCGTTTCCCTGTGCTGCTGGAGCGAACGCGGACAaggagggaggtggaggtgcCCGCGACCGCCACCACTTTTTACCAGTTTGATGATGATGGCGTCCACCCCGCTCTGAGGCAGCACCCGTTTGCTCAGCgtcagcagcaggagaggacCCGATGGCTCAACACCCCAAACGCCTACCAAAAAGTCAACCAGGAGCAGGCCAGCCCGGGACACCAGCGCACCACT TGGTTAAAGGCAGAGGAGATGACCCAAGCTGGCACAGCCATCAAGATTGAGAATCCAAACCAGTTTGTGCCTCTTTTTACCAACCCTCGAGAGGTTATTGAAACACGGAACAAG ATCCGACAGCAAAATCGTCAGGACATGAAGACCGCCGGACCACAGTCTCAAGTCCTCGCTAGCGTAACAGTTGACGGGCCTCCG TCTCCAGTCAGCCCACCTAAACTCCCACCAGAGCCAGAGCCTCCCAACCCCTTTAACCAGCTGACAGACCAGGAGCTGGACGAGTACCGCAAGGAGgtgcagaggaaacaggatggAGGGACCGATG GGCAAACTTCAGGTGCTTTGGTCTTGTCTCAATA A
- the add2 gene encoding beta-adducin isoform X3, whose protein sequence is MSKSPTPKSTPVQRSPSDGVPESLPSPQHSTPGSGPQHKKRISSLLQSPSFREELDVLIQEQMKKGGSSSNLWALRQLADFMASHGSPAALPVSPSNMMMVTPINDLHGWEPGSMVKGERLMRCKLASTHRLFDLFGWVQISRTCLTLRVSKEQEHFLVLPDGLAYSEVTGSSLVKVNILGEVVEKGSTNLGVDTEKFSLHSAIYSARPDVRCLLHLHTPSTAAVSAMKCGLLPLSHEALLVGDVAYYDYNGVMEEEEDRVELQKSLGPTCKVLVLRNHGIVALGESMEEAFYTIYHIQAACQIQVTALCSAGGEQNLIMLDRTIHKPNIAGTVGWAGSTFGPLHKSRVGEHEFEALMRTLDNLGYRTGYAYRFPVLLERTRTRREVEVPATATTFYQFDDDGVHPALRQHPFAQRQQQERTRWLNTPNAYQKVNQEQASPGHQRTTWLKAEEMTQAGTAIKIENPNQFVPLFTNPREVIETRNKIRQQNRQDMKTAGPQSQVLASVTVDGPPSPVSPPKLPPEPEPPNPFNQLTDQELDEYRKEVQRKQDGGTDALIPLG, encoded by the exons ATGAGTAAGTCCCCGACCCCCAAAAGCACCCCGGTGCAGCGCAGCCCCAGTGATGGGGTCCCTGAGAGCCTCCCGTCCCCTCAGCACTCCACACCTGGCTCTGGACCTCAGCACAAGAAACGCATCTCCAGCCTCCTCCAGAGTCCG TCGTTCAGGGAGGAGCTGGATGTGCTGATCCAGGAGCAGATGAAGAAGGGTGGCAGTTCATCCAACCTCTGGGCACTGAGACAGCTGGCTGATTTCATGGCCTCACATGGCTCTCCAGCCGCCCTGCCAGTCTCCCCCTCCA acATGATGATGGTAACACCCATCAACGACCTTCACGGCTGGGAGCCTGGCAGCATGGTGAAGGGGGAGAGGTTGATGCGCTGCAAGCTGGCCAGCACCCATCGCCTGTTCGACCTCTTCGGCTGGGTGCAGATCAGCCGCACATGTCTCACT CTGCGTGTGAGCAAAGAGCAGGAACACTTCCTGGTGCTTCCAGATGGACTGGCCTATAGTGAGGTGACAGGATCCAGTCTG GTGAAGGTGAACATCCTGGGTGAGGTGGTGGAGAAGGGCAGCACCAACCTCGGCGTGGACACAGAGAAATTCAGCCTACACTCGGCCATCTACTCTGCACGGCCTGATGTCCGCTGCCTGCTGCACCTCCACACACCGTCCACGGCTGCG GTTTCAGCCATGAAGTGCGGCCTCCTGCCTCTCTCCCATGAGGCTCTGCTGGTTGGTGATGTGGCTTATTACGACTACAATGGAgtcatggaggaagaggaggatagggtggagctgcagaaaagcctGGGGCCAACCTGTAAG GTGCTGGTGCTGAGGAATCATGGCATTGTGGCTCTTGGGGAGTCCATGGAGGAGGCCTTCTACACCATCTATCACATCCAGGCTGCTTGCCAGATCCAG GTGACAGCTTTGTGCTCTGCCGGTGGAGAGCAGAACCTGATCATGCTGGACCGAACCATTCATAAACCTAACATCGCTGGCACCGTGGGCTGGGCTGGCTCCACATTTGGACCTCTTCACAAGAGCCGTGTCGGCGAGCACGAGTTCGAAGCTCTCATGAGGACTCTGGATAACTTG GGCTACCGTACAGGCTACGCCTACCGTTTCCCTGTGCTGCTGGAGCGAACGCGGACAaggagggaggtggaggtgcCCGCGACCGCCACCACTTTTTACCAGTTTGATGATGATGGCGTCCACCCCGCTCTGAGGCAGCACCCGTTTGCTCAGCgtcagcagcaggagaggacCCGATGGCTCAACACCCCAAACGCCTACCAAAAAGTCAACCAGGAGCAGGCCAGCCCGGGACACCAGCGCACCACT TGGTTAAAGGCAGAGGAGATGACCCAAGCTGGCACAGCCATCAAGATTGAGAATCCAAACCAGTTTGTGCCTCTTTTTACCAACCCTCGAGAGGTTATTGAAACACGGAACAAG ATCCGACAGCAAAATCGTCAGGACATGAAGACCGCCGGACCACAGTCTCAAGTCCTCGCTAGCGTAACAGTTGACGGGCCTCCG TCTCCAGTCAGCCCACCTAAACTCCCACCAGAGCCAGAGCCTCCCAACCCCTTTAACCAGCTGACAGACCAGGAGCTGGACGAGTACCGCAAGGAGgtgcagaggaaacaggatggAGGGACCGATG CCTTGATTCCTCTGGGATGA